In Tubulanus polymorphus chromosome 2, tnTubPoly1.2, whole genome shotgun sequence, a single window of DNA contains:
- the LOC141900085 gene encoding equilibrative nucleobase transporter 1-like encodes MAVNYHRRHIILIWGALECFFFSGIVFGWPGFLTEILAHTGYFSDVCTNIGNDSNDSVTDLLTSDVDPPTEVTLDTIGSDVRRVISSNLVQDGKRNLTNALHKIQQTNADDDDDNNHNNYEPYDSDVFRMLHTNETCRLQRDEIHIVYVVAISIMCILSLFGGIFYDLFGTMRTRIIVMVLFTVSTLLVAFTAPHQPWLLYVSMSLLSFAGLLLLMTNVQVANLFGSKRYTVMAFYVGTFDTSRLILFLIEKTTEVGINAQLSFMFITVCIIPFLIGTIALLPNRQIPWPLPEHYGKDKRRSSYQDIRQDSFQKGDRGGSQKRRKQLPPKISFKQAALSSIYFTHVIWYSLLSLRMNYYEDHLTENVKNLTQQHNVDKYLRLYQYFQFMGVAIAPLVGLIMDRQTHNLKGRTKMKQNICNATIVHILVVIVTVVQMVLLLYPSANVLLPAFAFQCISRSMLYATNVTTLNLLFPQMYFGRLFGICLFASASIVRPIQILLEYITIEQLNKDPLWIHVTLLVLTLLSAVYAVIIRLKRNVLCYKSTECAGLQISNGSETEHENDRLKSVQTLTDRQTESSI; translated from the exons ATGGCTGTAAATTACCATCGCCGGCATATTATACTGATTTGGGGTGCGTTGGAGTGCTTCTTTTTCAGCGGAATTGTTTTCGGGTGGCCGGGATTTTTAACGGAAATTCTTGCTCATACTGGATACTTCTCTGATGTCTGCACCAATATCGGAAATGATAGCAACGATTCCGTCACGGACTTATTGACTTCGGACGTCGATCCCCCGACCGAGGTAACTTTGGATACAATCGGCTCGGATGTTCGCAGGGTAATCAGTTCGAATCTCGTGCAAGACGGAAAGCGAAATCTAACGAATGCTCTtcacaaaatacaacaaacgAACGcggacgacgatgatgataataaccACAATAATTATGAACCTTATGACAGTGACGTATTTCGAATGTTGCACACAAATGAAACCTGTAGACTGCAAAGAGACGAAATACATATTGTTTATGTGGTAGCCATTTCGATAATGTGCATCCTGTCGTTGTTTGGTGGAATATTTTATGATCTTTTCGGAACGATGCGTACGAGAATTATAGTCAT GGTACTTTTTACGGTTTCAACTTTGCTAGTGGCTTTCACTGCACCAC ACCAGCCGTGGTTATTGTACGTCTCAATGAGTTTACTGTCATTCGCTGGTTTGTTGCTGCTGATGACAAATGTACAGGTGGCGAATTTATTCGGAAGCAAACGGTACACCGTAATGGCGTTTTACGTCGGTACATTCGACACGAGTCGACTGATACTTTTCTTGATCGAG aaaacgACAGAAGTTGGAATAAACGCCCAACTGTCATTTATGTTTATCACCGTCTGTATCATCCCGTTCCTTATTGGCACGATAGCCCTGCTACCTAACAGACAAATTCCGTGGCCATTACCAGAACACTATGGCAAAGACAAGCGCAGATCTTCGTACCAAGACATAAGACAAGACAGCTTCCAAAAGGGGGATCGGGGAG GTTCCCAGAAGAGACGTAAGCAATTgccacctaaaatatcattcaagCAAGCGGCGCTGTCGTCTATATACTTCACCCACGTTATCTGGTACTCCTTGCTGAGTCTGAGAATGAACTATTACGAAGATCATTTGACGGAGAATGTAAAAAATCTTACCCAACAACATAACG TGGACAAATATCTCAGATTATACCAGTATTTCCAGTTCATGGGTGTAGCGATTGCGCCATTAGTGGGTTTGATAATGGACCGACAAACACACAATTTAAAGG gacgaacaaaaatgaaacagaACATATGTAACGCTACTATCGTGCATATTCTGGTCGTAATTGTGACGGTTGTCCAGATGGTGCTTCTGTTATATCCATCCGCCAATGTACTGCTCCCTGCTTTTGCCTTCCAGTGCATTAGCCGGTCAATGTTGTATGCCACAAACGTAACAACATTAAATCTTTT atttcccCAGATGTATTTCGGAAGACTTTTCGGTATTTGCCTTTTTGCGTCAGCGTCAATCGTCCGACCTATACAAATTCTGTTGGAATACATAAccatagaacaactaaacaaAGATCCTTTATGG atcCACGTCACACTGCTCGTACTTACTTTGCTGTCGGCTGTGTATGCAGTAATCATAAGATTGAAAAGAAATGTTTTATGCTACAAATCGACGGAATGCGCAGGCTTGCAGATCTCAAACGGAAGTGAAACCGAACATGAAAATGATAGGTTGAAATCGGTGCAGACTCTTACAGACCGCCAAACAGAAAGTTCAATATAA